The sequence CCCGGCAGATGCCGCCAGATCCACCCGTACATGTGCCGCGCCGCCCCTGCTGTCGCTCTTGCCGCTGTGCCGTTCCTTGCCGTCACCCCGGCCTTCCCGAAGGCTCCGAGGGTGCGGCCCCAGCCTAAAGGGACGGGGGCCGCTCGCGTGGGCGTGCTGCGGAAAGCCTTGGTGCGGCGCGAGGGTGTTCTTTACCCTGCGGGGCCGCGCGAGGCCTTGCGGGACCGCGCGGCGCCTCAGTCCACCGGCTGCGCGTAGTGCAGGTCCACCGTGCCCGTGTACCCGGGGAGGGTCTTCGTGCCCTCGTCCTCGGCCTTCCAGCCGAGCCCGTAGGCGTTGACGTAGAGCATGTAGTTCTGGATCGCGGAGGACTCCGAGAGAGCCGTCCGCAGGTCGTCGGGGTCACCGACGGCGGTGATCTTGTAGGGCGGCGAGTAGACGCGGCCCTGGAGGATCAGGGTGTTGCCGACGCAGCGCACGGCGCTCGTGGAGATGAGCCGCTGCCCCATGACCTCGATGCCGCGCGCCCCGCCCTGCCACAGCGCGTTGACGACCGCCTGGAGGTCCTGCTGGTGGATGACGAGGTCGTTGGGCTGCGGCTCCGGGTAGCCGGGGAGCTTGGGCCCGGCGTCCGGCGGCGCGTCCTGGAGCGTGACGGAGACCGTCCTGCCGCGCACAGGTCGCGTGCCCGCGCGGTCCTCGATCGTGGTCAGCCGCTGGTCCTCGGCCTCGCTGCGCCCGTCGTCGCGGGCGGCGAGCGATTCGACGCGGCGGCGCAGCGCGGCGTTCTCGTGCTCGGCGTCGCCGTTCTTGTCGCTGCGCTCCTTGATGAGGTCGGAGAGCTTGAGGAGCGAGGCGTCGGTGCGGATGTTGGTGCCGCGCGCGGTGTGGAAACTCGTGAAGAAGATCAGCCCGGCGAGGGCGAAGACCGCGAGGGTGAGGATTCTCGCGGGACGGAAGCGGAACCCGTGGCCTCCGGGGCTGGATCGCTTCGGGGGGGAGTCGGCAGAATTGCTCAACGTACCCTGATCTCCTTCGGCGCCGTGGAAGCACTACGCTAACGGACGCCCGGAGGGCCCCGGGGTCCGCCCGAGCGCCCGAAGAGCGCCCGCCCCGTTCCCTGCGGCCGGCCTCGCACGGCTCCGCACCGAACAGCGCATCGACAGGAGAGCCCCCTCGTGCCGAAGTCCCGTATCCGCAAGAAGGCCGACTACACGCCGCCGCCCGCAGCGAAGCAGCAGGCGACGACGGTCAAGCTCAGCAACGGAAGCTGGGTCGCCCCGCTGATGCTGGCGATGTTCGCCCTCGGGCTCGCCTGGATCGTCGTCTTCTATGTGACGGACGGCAGTCTGCCGATCGACTCGCTCAACAACTGGAACATCCTCGTCGGCTTCGGCTTCATCGCCGCGGGCTTCGGCGTATCGACCCGCTGGAAGTAGTGCGCGGGCCGTACCGGCCGGGGTCCCGATCCACCGCGACCCCGGCCTTCGGCGTGCCCGCGCACAGGTCCGCGCACAAGCCCTGCCCTGAGTTATCCACAGCGCTATCCACACTGGGGAAAAGTTCAGACGATCTGTGGATAACTCTCGGAGAGTTGACGCCGGTATGACCGCCGGAGGCACGGGCGAAGCCCTCTAGCGCGCACGTTCGAACGCGGGCCACCCTGCCGACTTCTCGTGAACCCGCAGGTCGCAGCGGGTGCCGCAAGCCGCACCCGAGCCGCCCTGCACCGAATCCACACCCCGCGCCGCTTCCCGTGTACGAGCTGTGGACAACTCCGCCCGAACATTCGAACACCTGTGCATAACCGGGGAGCGGGGGCCCGCTCAGGTGAGGCACCCGGTAGGGGTCAGGTCAGGGCGGCGGTACGGGCGAGGACGCAGACGACGAGCCCGGCGAGGACGACGGCGCACGTCCCCCACTGCACGAGCGCGCGGTGTCGCCGGGGCGCGTAGACGAGCCCGGCGGCGACGAGCACGCCGACGACGAGGCCGCCGATGTGGGCCTGCCAGGCGATGTTGCTCCAGCCGAAGGTGATGATCAGGTTGATCACGA comes from Streptomyces sp. Tu6071 and encodes:
- a CDS encoding DUF881 domain-containing protein, with the protein product MSNSADSPPKRSSPGGHGFRFRPARILTLAVFALAGLIFFTSFHTARGTNIRTDASLLKLSDLIKERSDKNGDAEHENAALRRRVESLAARDDGRSEAEDQRLTTIEDRAGTRPVRGRTVSVTLQDAPPDAGPKLPGYPEPQPNDLVIHQQDLQAVVNALWQGGARGIEVMGQRLISTSAVRCVGNTLILQGRVYSPPYKITAVGDPDDLRTALSESSAIQNYMLYVNAYGLGWKAEDEGTKTLPGYTGTVDLHYAQPVD
- the crgA gene encoding cell division protein CrgA; amino-acid sequence: MPKSRIRKKADYTPPPAAKQQATTVKLSNGSWVAPLMLAMFALGLAWIVVFYVTDGSLPIDSLNNWNILVGFGFIAAGFGVSTRWK